The following is a genomic window from Doryrhamphus excisus isolate RoL2022-K1 chromosome 3, RoL_Dexc_1.0, whole genome shotgun sequence.
tgtatgtatttcacATCTCTATACATCTGTTATGTAGAACTGCATTGCATATGACTCATGTAGTCcacaataatttaaataattaaattgtgTTCATCAAACCTGAGCATTATAATCTCGTATTATGCATAATGTAGCATATTTTTATTGGTGTGTTTTGATCGTCAATGTCAAATTTTCCCCCATCAGGTCAGAGCCAGCGCCATCGCCCAGGATGCCGACCAAAACTACGACTACGCAAGCAACAGCGTGGTCTTGCACTTGGAGCCCGGCGATGAGATCTTCATCAAGCTGGACGGGGGCAAGGCCCACGGgggcaacaacaacaagtaCAGCACCTTCTCGGGCTTCATGCTGTACGCCGACTGAAGAACCGGCCACCCTCCCGGCTCAACGCTCAACGCTCATGTTGCTCACATTCCATAACTCGGATTAGTAGAGACAGAGCTTCTTCTCCATGTCGTCCatacccccccccgccccccccaacgAATGAGCCTGTGGAGGTTGTTGTACAGTGTCATCACACACAGAAGGGAAATTGTACTGCTTACAGCTCATTGACATGTCAATCAGTGTGATTGGTGCTGCTGCATGCTGTGTGATGAGCTGTGAAGCAATACCACCTTAATGCTACCACATATCATAATGTAGCCGCTGCCAtctaatacagtaaatacagtacatgtcttCACCCCACCAATAGTCCTACGCACAAACTCGACTTCCTTTTCCTCTTGGTGAAGTTTGTTTAGCAAACAGGTATGCAACCGTTATGTTAACAGGTATGTTAACTCGAGGGTGATGGAGCCTAGccaagctgtcttcaggcgagaggcggagtacaccctggactggtggccagccaatcacagggcacatatagacaaacaaccattcacactcacattcatacctatggacaatttggggtcgccaattaacctagcatgtttttggaatgtgggaggaaaccggagtacccggagaaaacccacgcaaaatcCACActgagattgccgagggtggaattgaactcgggtctccaagctgtgtggcgctaaccactcggcctttTCTGGTGTATTTTAGGTAAAATCAGTCCGGatatctggaagatctgggttctaATCTCTGTTGGAGacctgtgtgtggagtttgcatgttttccccgtgtgtgcgtgggttttttccgggtactccagtttcctccgacattccaaaaacatgcatgttaggttaacaggtgtctctaaattgtccataggtatgaatgtgtgaaagcttatttgtctatttgtggCCTGCAAGTGGCCCAAAGTCactaggataggctccggcatacccatgtgaccctggtgaggacgagcggcatagaaaatggatggacttatttattacctccaccaagtgcAAAAGGTACAAACTAAATGCGCTTGGCGGGAGAATAAGTAGTCACATGGTGAACACCaaggaaagaaaacaacacTTTCATTCCATGTTGTTAACTTTCTTCCTTTCACTATGTCACACAAGCGTGATCAGACACCTGATAGCGAAAGCGAAAGTGAAAACATTGTAAAATGATCACAAAGTGGAGATCTTCTCCATGTGGTGTCATTAATGAGACTTCCTGTTtctccctcccttgcaacgccccttccagtgTGCATAGCCAACTTGAGAGACACAAGTATGGGGTTGTTGTCATTTATGTGACTgcttcatttcatcattttattactGTGTCATTTGTTCTGTGTACAATGTAAGTGACTTAGGTGTTCATTTACATAAAAGTTATGAAAAAGTCCACATCGCATTCATTGGAACGGAACTCGTACATAGAGCAAGGTTGCAAGATTACTTATAGATTATAATAACCCTATACATTTTCGTGACATTTTAGTGTAATCTGTCTTCAAATTGGGCTGTTTGTTCATAATGGAATCATTCCGGAACCATTCCGGAAATGCTTTCATGAGAAAATtgtagcccctttcacacagattcCACAGAATAGGGAGAAACCAAGAGCTGACATGACGCCACCCAGCCAAGGTGTATGGATATTTTTGCAACTGTGTGTTCTttcatcaaattcaaactggCATCACACAGTTGGAAAATGATATCACAAAGCAATAGTAGccactttcacacagcaacGTTGAAAAACAGCCTAAACAGAAGATGTTAAACCATCCATAGCAAAGGTGGGATGATTTGGAAACAGTGCACACTGTCACTCAGCGAACTCACATCCCGTAATTAGACTGTTGTGATGCACACAATTATtgaaagaaataagaaataagtgTTCCGGCATTCCGGTATTTACTTTTCACGGCAAAATATCCCCAGATGAACTCTCAATTGAAGTCAATCATTGTACGTCAGTGTTGTTTATCCACTTCATGGACTTCAGCCAGTGGGGAAAAGGGCGTATGAATCCCGGATGGAAGAGGCTGTGTGTGAAATAAGTGTTTGAATCCATTTGCTGCCATCCTGTTACCATAATTGTTCTACTACATTGAGAGCATACATACTGTAGCTgcatcatttgttcactttggCGAGTACTGTTGTAGTTTTGTTCAGTAGCCCGTACATTAAAActtcttcctgtttacattttgcTAGCAATATTTGAGGAGAGTGTTTTCACATGGTTTGATTCTAAGGCGATTACCCATATATCGACTGACTTTTTAAAACTTGCAATAATTGATTCCATAATTCCATAATTGATTTGAATTGGAAAAATATTGGATTAATTTTAAAGTAAAGAGACAAAGAAGATTCCAGAAAGGCAGCAGTTTTCCCAATCAAGATGCTATTCCATTTTCTCGTCCATGTCAACGTGACAACTGGTCAGGTGGTCACAGATACATGTCCTTGACTCCGCCGCTGACACGCATCGATCCGCCCGCCATCGCTTGCTAATCCCCCACTTCGCAACGCCCCTCTCCAGATATGaatatcatatataatttaCAGCTTTGCTCCCTTAATCCTCTCGCAAGATTAATCAAAAGTTGTTCCAAGGCGCAGTCGGCGGTGCGACGACGGCGGCCATTGATCATGGCGGGAAGTCACCCTGTGAAGCCACCTGTTCCCAGACGAGAAGAGAGTGTGTCCTTCATCTGGGGCTCCCGTTAGACGACCCCTCGACGAACCGCTGAGGGACCAACGGGTTGTCATGCTTTTGTAGCATACTGATTAGTGACGGACTTGTTGTGGGCCTCCTTGTCCTTTGGCTAGACACAAACGGAAGCAAACATAATGTATGCGTGTTGATTGCATAAACACAAATTCTAGTGAATGAATGCTTCCAATcagatatacatatatgtataatcCCAATCTGAAATTAATTCCCGTCAGTCTCAATGGACTATGGTTAAGCACTAAATTATTCAAAATATGCACAATTATTGGTTGAATTTAACTGGAAATGGCACAAGAACGGGCAAAACTACATCAgatgtttaaaaaatagttaTTCTTTGGTACATTTTGGCCAATTCGTTTTAATACAACACCTTGCAGTCATTTTCTTGTATCAATCTCAGCCAttccacaaataaaaatgtgctttaaatgaacatttgtgGAGCACAATAATAATTGAAGCCTTtactcaggggtgtccaaacttattCCCACCGGGTCCGTATACTGAAAaatcacttttatattttacattttcaaaacaaacccatcttatatatttaaaaaaaacagctttgtgttataggtgaTATTACACAAATCCTGATATTTtttgctttgactttttttgctcatttttacatttaaaaatgttattttaaaatgtattcttattaattttattctccttttatgactttatcccaAAATATTTGGATATAATTTTTGTCATATAACTTTTCCCCACCAAATTTTTCaagtttatttaaattaaaatatttattttttgttgtttttcatggcTTTAAAGAGTCTTTTTCTTTACAATTTCAACTTAGGGCTTCTATAATATAAGTcaatatattatcataaaaGTATGActctattagtttaaaaaaataataaattaatcactttttatttctaaatgtcACAAATGATGTTATTCTTTTTCGAttactttttgtttgttgttttcctgtatttttagaatgtgccaagcgCCATATAAAACtacgggccacactttggacacccctgccttaactTGAAGGTCTGATGGGATAAAACAAGCATTTGTCCATTCAAGAGACCTTGTGATTTATTGAAGGGTTGACAAGTACATTCATTACTGTCACACCCAAGATCACGGCTCCATTAAagataaaatattccataaaaaCACACTGCCTCGCCTCTTTTTCCCTGCCTCATTTGAAGGTCAGCCAGCGTTTGGGGTTGTCCACCAGGATCTTGTCCACCTGCAGCTGCGAGATGCCCCTGGTGAGCATCTTGGGCACGATGCTTTTTAGGATGTGCGAGTAGCCATGGCCACCGTATTTAGTGAGACGGTTCTTGGTGTGGATGTCGTGCGCGATGACGATCTTATCTTCATAACCCTCTTTGATCAGGAACGCCAAGCTggaggaagagaagaagaaagatgGAGAGCTCTGACCTTTTGGGGATTAAATATCGGGACCCTGAATGACCCGCAGCGGGGCCAAAGAATGTTGCAGGATGCCAGCCATTTGATAAATTAAGTGGAAAAACAccattgaattaaaaaaaaataaaaaatacaacgcAATGTACTAAGATGCCATCTAAGTGGCACATTTTGTCAGGACGTACAGGAAGTTCACATCAACAGGTTCCttccatttgtcatttataattatatatctTGTTTTAAGCATGCAAAACTACAATCATTCTCTGTACAATTTAGTTTTAGTTCATATTATGGAACTGATGACacagatttattttattaccaGTGGGAAAAATTACTTTGGTTTTTGTCTGACCCTTTGGAACTAACTGATaagaaaaccaaggttccagttTACAGTtaaacacaatattaattcattaatgcatttgtttttttttgtttttttgcttaacAACAGGTCATCTTTTATTCAAGGACAGCTTGTGCCAAGAGTTTTTTCTTCCTAGCAACACAAGATCTCTGCAGAGATCAACTGGGGAAAAAGTACCTCCAACATTGTTAGCAAGTtgtatacactcctgatcagaAAACCAGTAACGGAgatttaaaaactttattggaAACAACATTAAGGTGTAATAGGATGATCATCAGCTGATTGAAGGATTAAGACTACAGCCCTTATAAGccaaaattttggcaaaaattttaattcaaataattttcttgccctgtgattggctggtgaccagtccagggtgcaccctgcctcttgcctgaagacagctgggataggctccagcaccccctcgcaacccttgtgaagataagcagtagaaaatgaatgaattaatgaatgaatgtaaaagtcAAGAGGTAGACGAAAAAAATGAgttgaggtgtttttttttccttcaatggaacaatggcgcttcaagttgtgcaggggtgtcaaatgggAGCTGGCTTTGTCGAGATGCTGCAAGGGGCCATCTCTCATGTCTAAAgcccctcgtctgtgtggtaatgacaaCCCTGCAGTTCACAACGCCTGCCTGagaaaggacttcttccagaagAATAACCCCAGTGGTGTGGACTATCCTGTGTGTTCACCTGATCTTAACCCAAGTGAGAACATTTGGAGATGGATGGCAAAggatgtttacaaaaatggacatcagttccagacagtgggtgccctccgtgaagccatTTTCACCACTACGAACCCACGAGCCTCCTGTGGGTCTCTGGGTTTTTGGCGCTACGCTCTTAaacctttgatcagctgatgaacggCCTATTTCAGTTGAATGCTCGTTTGCAATAGATTGCTTACTCAAAAATGTTTTGGTCTCATgcccatttttttatttttgtatttcaaagtACAAtttagaacctcctgaagatccagcAGTGTATGTAAATGTAACTGTAGGTTCTTGCAAATCTGTGGACTTCCTTTTGTGACAATGCAAAAGTATTATAATCGGCTCTCACGTCTTGACTCTCTGGCTGTCGCTGGGCATGTCCAAGTCCAGGTTGTAGGGGTAGTTGAGCATCTCGGTTCCAAACAGGTCGTATTCTAGATAACTTCCCAGCTCAGCAAACTCCAGCAGTTCGGCCTCATCAAAGATGGTCCTGACAAAGGAGTCGTTGTTAATCTATTTTCTTCACCAACACAATGATTTACCTGGGCTGTATGTTCAAAGTACAAGTTGTAAACCTCAAGTGTGTGTTCCCATCTACATACAAGTATGACTAAAGTCCCATTTGTAGCAGCAGAGGTGTTGAAGCTCAGTTCCGCTTGCCATTGTATGCTTTGGATGATCTAGTTTCGTGTTTTCCACTGCAGGCTGGTTGTGTTAATAAAGTGACATGGTAGCATAGTGTGACATAGTGGAGCACAACAATGGCTGTTCTTTACTTGTCACTTGTGACTCTTTTATCCTAAGACAAAACATGTGTCAGAAAAGGCGCCTTTTGatttcttcctcttcctttttttGTAGCCACACAGAAGCAAAACGAAGTgtactacttggctgcaaccagaaGAGGTGGCGTTCGTTAATTCATCTCAACTAGTTTGTCTAAAAGGTCCCTTGTATGCCTCCATtctgcatatatatttatatgtatatatttatatttatgatatattaattataattattattataattattcattcattcattttctaccgcttatcctcacaagggtcatgggggttgctgtctttgggcgagaggcggggtacaccctggactggtcgccagccaatcacagggcacatatagacaaacaaccattcacactcacattcatacctatggacaatttggagtggccaattaacctagcatgtttttggaatgtgggaggaaacccacgcatgcaaactccacacagagatggccgagggtgggattgaagattgaaggtctgtgcgctaaccactcgaccgccgtgccgcccattataataattatgaaaatataattattataatattaattttattatatgtatatacgtaatatatatattatattccatACAACCCGTGTTGTCCaaaaggaagaaggaaaaactaAATGATCAAACATAGAGCTCCCATGTCTGGAGCTGAcagagctttattttaagatgtgtagtgaagcctgtgtgggttttttgtgtgtgtgtgtgtgtgtgtgtgtggtgggaaTAACATGAGCTGGGGCGAACCAGAGGTGGTATCATGACCATGAAgaaagatgatgtcatcaaaacCTGCAACTTTTCAGAgtgcctcttctctcaaaagtgaagCACGTTTGATGCCTATGAACTGTTCTACAGACACATGTGATCCATTTAGCATAATGAGGGACCTTTAACTTGGCTTCTTACCTGTCCAGGTGAGACATTACTGTTTTCCCGATGTCACCTCCCGCCTCCTGGAGAATGCGGACCACCTCAGTTGGAGCAGCGGGATGGCGTCCGGGATGTATGATGACGGGGCAGCCCAGCTGGGCCTGTGTGTGCGCCACGGCCTTCAGCACCTTCTTCTCGCTCTCCGTGATGGGCCAGCCAGTTCCGATCTCACCGACCACGCCACAGCGGATGTCGGTGCCGTCGGCGCCGTGGAGGACCTCGTTGATCATGACGTCGGTCAACTAGCAAGTAAGAGAAAATTGGGCAAAATTGAAGAatcttttaaaacaaaaagttgtTTCCGTCTGATGCGTGTGAAAGCACATGACGAGCATGTTGAATGACAATCTGGAAATCTGCGTGCCGCACATTCTCACCGCGTGACTGCGCAGAGCCCTGAACGAGCTTGCTCGAATCAATCActcacgcacacaaacacacaatcagGCACAATGTGGTCAGCATAACAAATGGAAGCAGCGTGTTCCTCTTGTCTTATGACTGACACATGCACAGCTAGAATGGCgctcatgtatttttatttcatgcaaAAACTGccaacttttgaaaaaaatgcatgaattttTTGTATAATCCtgctattaataaaatattaaaatacatattgaCCTCATAGCCACTTTAATGAAGAATGTACAGTTTGTGTACTACTGAATATActactaaatgtactgcaaaaaaggtcagtaaggataattcataatgccgcctacagagaacatactaactccttatttctaaaatcacaaatacttaaaccatattaggaaagcaggaagtgaacaaatgtaacagttactgattgtaaaagtaccagacggaggggtaggatttaataagctttgcttcttcctactccttttggacatgtggaactgtgaactgattatgtgatgcattcaattgtaatctgatgcatgttcaaatgaaataaaaccattaccattaccattactgtaaaAGCAAGTGTTGCAGTAGAGGAAATTAAACCCGtgggtaatgtaatgtaagatcCATAGGTTAAGAGTGCATGTGTCACTGGAACATATGTAGATGTAAACACACCTCCTCCACACTCATCTTCCTGGTGGCATCGCTGTGCGTGCAGTCCACATAGTAGCCCGCTCCCGCCACAATATGGACCCCGGTCTCCTTGGCCAGCTTCTTCAGGGTGGGCAAGTCCCGGTCAATGCCCGTGGTGGTGTTCTCCACGATGGAGCCCCCACCGGCCTTCCTGTATGCCAGCAGCTCATCACGCACGGCGTCCGTCTCCTGCTGGAGCAGCAGGTTCTGGTGGCAGCTGTAAGGGTTTTGCCTGAGCCAGTGCATATGCTGCATGTGGAAGGGATCCTCCGCCACTTTCTCATCGCCCGGCGGCGGAGGGAAGTAGCAGCACTCAAAGGTCATAGACAGGTGCTCGTGGGTCATGGTGCGGCCCAGCTGGTCCGGGTCCAGCAGACCCAAGACGGTCTGGACCTTGCCGCTCAGCTCCGGCATGGCAGATCCTCTGCGTTTCCCCGCAAGCTGAAGGAAATGCAAAACAAGCAGTTATTAATGTTTGACAGGGTGTCAGACGCCGCaaagtttttgcatgtttgattgacaggtgagtCTGCAGAGTAGACAAGCTCAACAGAGCATGCAGGACAGGAACCTTTGgacttcaaaataataattcaacaaAACTACCAAAACTAGCGTCTTAACTTGCCGCTATATTTGGAAAGCTACTTGCGTTCTTATTACAAGTTCCATACATTTAGCCCACGGACACgttaaaaatgcattcattcagaCTGACGCCGCAACACGTCGTTAGGCAGAAGTTGAAGTTTTATCGACTTAAAGCATGAAATGTGTCTAAAATAGTGTGGAAGAACGCTGCTGACCTTTATTCCGAATCCCAACTGTCGGATCCTACCCCCTTGAATGACGCACGCAAACCCGTTCACTGAGGATTAGTCGTGTCATCGCGAGACTGTACGAGAATTACAGTTACCTTCTTGATATCAAGGATTCAAATTTAAGAATAGGGCGAGCGAATCCAACGAAAATGAAGGGAACGGAGTGAAACTAGCATGGAGCTGAAAGTCCGCCATGATGTGGGCGGGGCTAAGCGGTCAATAGAATACTGTTAATACACTTCAATAACaatgaatatatgtatttatatatgggTATAAATCAGAAATGCAGAAATATGACCTACATGTTGATGTCAATAAAAACCTGAGTAGCAGTATGAACAAAAACTTCttcttgaattatttttttccttcttttcagTGTTATCAACACTTAACAACcaacatacaaaataataataattaataataattaataataattaataataattaataataattaataataattaataataaataataatacataataatacataataaaaaataaaataaataacaataaatataaaaataataactgtaATTAATAACTgtaattgataaaataaatacatctaaaaaataacaaatctacaaattatttttacaaatattttcctCTCTTACATCGTTATTAGGGCAAGCAACATTGATGCAGCTGTATTTAACATCATTATTTATAATGTTAATTCCTGTATAACTGTACtgtaatatgaatattaatttcTGCCAATTATATCATTCAAAATGGATGAACAGTATtttatccatcaattttctataccgcttatgattgccggggtatgctggagcctaccccaactgactttgggtgggaggtggggtacaccagccaatcacagggcacatatagacaaacaaccattcacactcacattcatacctatggacaatgactcagaaattagtcaaaaatagacattgcaTGCACGTGGAAACATATACAATCAGAATTTGATCGTCTAGGCTCTAGATGATGCAAAGAATGAGAGATGATGGCATCTTTGTCTCCTCGCAGATGGTCTCCACTGCAGCATTTGTTGCAGGGTCGGCCTTGTAATCGGTCACCATTGCACTTAACAAATGGCCGAGCAGATGACCACCGCCGTTTAAGGCCTCGATGCCGTCCATCGAATCAAACAGTACAACAAATaggacattgttttttttgtcagtgaaGCAATTGAAAATGCTCTTTTGACAATAGTGATGGCAACTAGGATGCAAATGAATGCACATGACAAAAGTTGTTATGTTAAATGAGTTTTGGAGCAGCGCTGTTACTCATACACTGTGACTATCATTCCACTGCAGGGTTCCTCATTAGTGGCAAAAGGGAGAGTGACACTCATTTTTTATCTGTATGGCCGCCGTCTTTCAGACAGACATCACCACTGGGACAGACTCGGGGAGAGGGATGAATAACCCCCACTAACAATATCCTCCAAAAACTCTCGCGTCCCTCTGCGATATAGCTCAAAGCACTGACTGCAATATTGCAATAGAAGCAAAATACATGAATGCATAGTTAAGTAGTATACTTAACTATGCGTTTATGTATAGTTAATGATATGTTCTATATTTAACATGTCAGTTTACAAGTCAACAACATTAAATAATAGTTACATTACAAATACTGttttatattcaaatattgTATTTGCTTCTTTTTGGctacatttacaataaagaATCTAATCTTAATGTTTAGCAATACACTGATTAAGAACTGATTTAGTTGGACTTTGGCGTCACCTGCAGGCCGCGAGTATGTACTGGACACTTTCTACACTTTTTGGAGGGAGCACCCGGTACATATACATTGTTAgtaataaacacacatacatacatcataatgttttgctgatgtgttCAAAATCTTTCCCAGGTGACGCCCTGGTGTCCCATGTCAAGGCAAAGTGTGATCCCTCTTTTCTGTGTCTCCTGAATcactctttgtctttgtctggtACATCACCCAACAAACCTGGTAAATCACACATTTGATTTGTATAgaacagcatagcatagcatagcatagcatagcatagcatgtccTCCTGTTGtggtaataaagtcagaaaGAAGGTAAATTACTAGGTAAGTTCCTGGTTATTTGATTAGGTTTTCTTGTGCGCTATTGCCTAATGGTTAGCATGGTGGCCACACATATTTCTGTAGAACTTTGTAGAGTCTTCTTTATATGTGCATAGGTTTGGTCCTTGGTACTGCCTCCTTATACCGTATATggataatatatacagtatcttgtctatacgtgcccccgtgattggctgtcaACCAACCCAGGGTGACCCAGGGTGTATCCTTGGATAGGGTTCAGCTTCCCCATGCCAATAATGAGGTCAAGCAGTatagaaatgtgcatttttagattttatggCAACATACAATTGATGGACTgattgacatttatttattgattaacaTTTGACCCTTTAATGCGAAGCAAAATGTACATTGGCATTTTGCACAAACCAGTAATAGTATCTTCAAGCACACAAATGGACAAAAAGCAGTAATCCGCGTATGCTT
Proteins encoded in this region:
- the pter gene encoding phosphotriesterase-related protein produces the protein MPELSGKVQTVLGLLDPDQLGRTMTHEHLSMTFECCYFPPPPGDEKVAEDPFHMQHMHWLRQNPYSCHQNLLLQQETDAVRDELLAYRKAGGGSIVENTTTGIDRDLPTLKKLAKETGVHIVAGAGYYVDCTHSDATRKMSVEELTDVMINEVLHGADGTDIRCGVVGEIGTGWPITESEKKVLKAVAHTQAQLGCPVIIHPGRHPAAPTEVVRILQEAGGDIGKTVMSHLDRTIFDEAELLEFAELGSYLEYDLFGTEMLNYPYNLDLDMPSDSQRVKTLAFLIKEGYEDKIVIAHDIHTKNRLTKYGGHGYSHILKSIVPKMLTRGISQLQVDKILVDNPKRWLTFK